The Metarhizium brunneum chromosome 5, complete sequence sequence ACCTTAAGATAGACACATCCTAAACTCCAGACCTTACCCCAGCCTGTTTTACTTCCTTCCCCGTTACCTTTCTCCCCTCTATAATTGCATAATCCGTGCCCTTGAACCTCCACAGCTTCTCGACCTCCAAACCAGCCTCGCCCATAATGCTCTTGAATTCCTCGAGCGTCCTCTCTTTTCCACCAAGCAGCATCATCAGGATGTCATTTCCAATTGACACAGGAGATGGCAGGTCTCCCAAAACGTTCTCAACGATCAAAATGCGGCTATCGGGCGCCATGGCACTCGAAATCTGATTGAGGATCTTGATGCAGTCAGCGTCGCCGTAATCGTGCAGACACCGCCGAATATAGTACACAAAAGCTTCCTTGACAGGCTGCTCGGTATGAAAATCCAATGCAACAAGCCTGGCCTGCTTGATAGGACCATCAGCTTGAGACCTGACCATCTCCAGTACGGGCTCCAAGTCTTCAAGCACACATCTCTCCATTGGCAAGCCGGTGGCCTCGACAATTGCTTCCAGCGCATGGCCCTTGCTGCCGCCGACATCTACAACAAGTGGTCGATCTGGCCACTCAGCAGCCTTGTCGACTACCCACTCGAAGCTATAGTCACCGATAATGCCGTGtctggtggccatggcttgcaTAGCTAGCATGAAGgtcctcttcatctccgGGCTGCGGTTCATGTGCTCCCAGAT is a genomic window containing:
- the fsa4 gene encoding Methyltransferase fsa4, encoding MAQQSGQSAMFLADRMEAVARQLLSSADTLRVNPTAKQDHAGIIESTYSLLAKLKDPLDNVMDQMVCLSKFVAMRLFIKWGLFDKIPTNGTISYQELASGIGAKTGLIARFGSALVANGVLEETEKGTVAHTAQSKVLLSGNPINALICLGFDAHLKTLARLPDYFDKFGLGEPIGRENTPIAFTVGNASLTIWEHMNRSPEMKRTFMLAMQAMATRHGIIGDYSFEWVVDKAAEWPDRPLVVDVGGSKGHALEAIVEATGLPMERCVLEDLEPVLEMVRSQADGPIKQARLVALDFHTEQPVKEAFVYYIRRCLHDYGDADCIKILNQISSAMAPDSRILIVENVLGDLPSPVSIGNDILMMLLGGKERTLEEFKSIMGEAGLEVEKLWRFKGTDYAIIEGRKVTGKEVKQAGVRSGV